A genomic segment from Tuwongella immobilis encodes:
- a CDS encoding RHS repeat-associated core domain-containing protein, which produces MPRKERDGTNQLIARYLDPSTGRWTTQDPLGFAPGDPNLYRYVGNMATMLTDPSGYWSWSAAWGGGVSAGGAGAGFGAGTGVWLFGITALPGALIGGGVGFVGGFVVGGIWGSDVGQATGTNDVVGG; this is translated from the coding sequence GTGCCGCGAAAGGAGCGGGACGGCACCAACCAGTTGATTGCCCGCTACCTCGATCCGTCCACCGGACGCTGGACCACCCAAGACCCGCTCGGATTCGCTCCTGGCGATCCCAATCTGTATCGGTATGTCGGCAACATGGCCACCATGCTCACCGATCCTTCTGGATACTGGAGTTGGTCGGCAGCATGGGGTGGGGGGGTAAGTGCCGGCGGTGCTGGTGCAGGCTTTGGTGCAGGTACGGGTGTATGGCTCTTCGGGATTACGGCTCTCCCTGGAGCGTTAATCGGTGGTGGAGTTGGGTTCGTTGGTGGCTTTGTCGTCGGGGGCATCTGGGGTAGCGACGTTGGGCAAGCGACTGGAACCAATGATGTCGTGGGGGGCTGA
- a CDS encoding HEAT repeat domain-containing protein: MMIPNGIDAILDGLIHSHASIRDWAQSELSLRHELPIEVLPRLVAALDAPDPFVHVEALKALARWGAAATPAIPQVVRILCQPPNSLIQLPETTLDIGPSEAIRTLAAIGEAAVGPLQVLVRGRDRSKRLAAVWALSALAAVSPAAMPVLAVALQDSDAWVRAQAASGLGACGVAAKEFLPNLREAAAMSDGCLRAEVAYACQRIDPTFPADYAPILAELRRLLHSNSSDLRARAAYTVSHLAIRAKELVPDLIAALETDEDWADASLALTQIAQIHPEIIAYCIQLIAERTDSRSVHLSLALSRVTPPILALNPLLIEQYRTGGLNRTLILSALSRIPGEPEVMIPFLASVILDGSSPQAADDFVRSTAIRQLAAYVDRDPERVTAVIVRASYDPNQQIHQAALSVLRKLWRNHARHLP, translated from the coding sequence ATGATGATCCCGAATGGAATCGATGCAATTCTGGATGGTCTAATACATTCACATGCGTCGATTCGCGATTGGGCACAGTCGGAATTGTCGCTGCGGCATGAGTTGCCAATCGAAGTTCTGCCGAGGCTGGTGGCTGCGCTCGATGCTCCAGATCCGTTCGTGCATGTTGAGGCCCTGAAGGCGTTGGCGCGGTGGGGGGCTGCCGCGACGCCTGCGATTCCCCAAGTGGTGCGGATTCTCTGCCAGCCACCGAATTCACTCATTCAGTTGCCCGAAACGACGTTGGATATCGGGCCATCGGAAGCGATCCGAACGCTTGCTGCGATCGGCGAAGCAGCGGTCGGCCCCCTTCAGGTCTTGGTTCGTGGGCGCGATCGGTCGAAGCGTTTGGCCGCTGTCTGGGCGTTGTCTGCACTGGCAGCAGTGTCTCCCGCTGCGATGCCGGTTCTTGCGGTGGCACTGCAGGATTCCGATGCATGGGTGCGCGCACAAGCCGCTTCCGGTTTGGGAGCGTGTGGCGTTGCTGCGAAGGAGTTTTTGCCCAACCTGCGGGAAGCAGCAGCGATGTCGGATGGATGCTTGCGAGCCGAGGTGGCCTATGCTTGCCAGCGAATCGACCCGACGTTTCCGGCCGATTATGCTCCCATCTTGGCGGAGCTACGCCGACTTTTGCATTCCAACAGTTCGGATCTTCGTGCCCGAGCCGCCTATACCGTCAGTCACTTGGCAATCCGTGCGAAGGAGCTTGTTCCCGACCTCATTGCCGCACTGGAAACCGACGAGGATTGGGCCGATGCCAGCTTGGCACTAACCCAGATCGCCCAAATCCATCCCGAAATCATTGCTTACTGCATTCAATTGATTGCCGAGCGAACCGATTCGCGCAGTGTGCATCTTTCTCTGGCGTTGTCGAGGGTCACTCCGCCAATTCTTGCACTGAATCCTCTGTTGATCGAACAATACCGAACAGGCGGGCTGAATCGGACACTGATTCTCTCGGCATTGAGCCGGATTCCGGGGGAACCCGAAGTCATGATACCGTTCCTTGCATCGGTGATTTTGGATGGTTCCTCGCCACAGGCAGCGGATGACTTCGTTCGCTCGACGGCAATCCGTCAACTGGCCGCTTATGTCGATCGCGATCCGGAACGTGTGACTGCGGTAATCGTGCGTGCATCGTATGACCCAAACCAGCAGATCCACCAAGCCGCCCTATCGGTGTTGCGGAAATTATGGCGCAATCATGCGAGGCATCTCCCGTGA
- a CDS encoding GNAT family N-acetyltransferase, whose translation MTHTVYYKRFRMECSLEDIPAPDRLPDGFIWLPWNDSLLELHAETKLACFQHEVDSTVFPSLGELPGCLNLMKAIRNRPGFCPQATWLIAGPDGFCGTVQGLIDAAGLGAIQNLGVVPGCRGLGLGKALLLQALQGFRQVGLSRGFLEVTACNELAVQMYRRFGFRSVKTIYRSVECAVPLGVGSAT comes from the coding sequence ATGACGCACACTGTCTACTACAAGCGGTTTCGGATGGAATGTTCGCTCGAGGACATTCCGGCTCCGGATCGGCTCCCCGACGGGTTTATTTGGCTGCCGTGGAACGATTCGCTGCTGGAACTTCACGCGGAGACCAAACTCGCCTGTTTCCAGCATGAAGTCGATTCCACGGTGTTCCCCAGCCTGGGCGAACTTCCCGGCTGCCTGAACCTGATGAAGGCGATTCGCAATCGGCCCGGATTTTGCCCCCAGGCCACCTGGCTCATCGCCGGGCCGGATGGCTTTTGTGGCACCGTGCAGGGGTTGATTGACGCAGCGGGACTGGGAGCCATTCAGAATCTCGGGGTGGTGCCCGGCTGCCGCGGACTGGGATTGGGCAAAGCCTTACTTTTGCAAGCACTTCAGGGATTTCGACAAGTCGGCTTATCTCGCGGATTTCTGGAAGTGACGGCCTGCAATGAACTTGCGGTGCAGATGTACCGTCGCTTTGGATTCCGTTCCGTGAAAACCATCTATCGTTCGGTGGAATGTGCGGTGCCTTTGGGAGTTGGCTCGGCAACCTGA
- a CDS encoding M16 family metallopeptidase has protein sequence MQRRFFAEGIDVPQEVFQHTWANGLTLLAESMPHVRSAAISVLVPAGFIHDPDNQLGLVNVLSELIIRGAGERDNRALSLAMDQLGLDRDTSAGTFTFSIFGTTVARNVSKTLELFADIMRRPHLSEDELEPIQDLAVQELQALEDAPDRKLMVELRRRYYPYPLSKDRRGTLSGIENLDIHAIREFYQRFFRAKGAIITVAGNIQWAELKDQVDRLFGDWQTGPEVSVPLGPNQSTRSHIVKETTQTQIAMVFPSVPLSHADYYVAKAAVGVLSGGMSSRLFTEVREKRGLVYSVGASHESLRDRGSIVGYAGTRNERAQETLDVMLEEFGKLAQGIEVDELDRVKAGLKSSLIMAEESTAARARALASDWFSLGRIRSLDEIQQAVQELKPDAIVDYLHRTPLENPSIVTLGPAPLKQTS, from the coding sequence GTGCAGAGACGATTTTTCGCGGAAGGGATCGACGTGCCGCAGGAAGTTTTTCAGCATACATGGGCCAACGGGCTGACGCTCTTGGCTGAGTCGATGCCGCATGTTCGCTCGGCGGCCATCTCGGTTCTGGTGCCAGCGGGCTTCATTCATGATCCCGACAATCAACTGGGATTAGTCAACGTACTTTCCGAACTGATCATCCGCGGGGCCGGCGAACGCGACAATCGCGCGCTGAGCTTGGCGATGGATCAACTCGGACTCGATCGAGATACCTCGGCGGGGACGTTCACCTTCAGCATTTTCGGCACCACCGTCGCCCGAAACGTCTCCAAGACGCTGGAGCTGTTTGCGGACATCATGCGCCGCCCGCATCTGTCGGAAGACGAACTGGAACCGATTCAGGACTTGGCAGTGCAGGAACTGCAAGCGCTGGAAGATGCCCCCGATCGCAAGTTGATGGTGGAATTGCGACGCCGATACTACCCCTACCCGCTGAGCAAGGATCGTCGCGGAACGCTGTCGGGGATCGAAAATCTCGACATTCATGCGATTCGAGAATTCTACCAGCGTTTCTTCCGGGCCAAAGGGGCGATTATCACCGTCGCCGGCAATATCCAGTGGGCGGAATTGAAGGATCAAGTCGATCGCTTGTTTGGAGATTGGCAGACGGGGCCGGAAGTTTCGGTGCCGTTGGGGCCGAATCAATCGACGCGCTCGCACATTGTCAAAGAAACGACGCAAACTCAGATTGCGATGGTGTTTCCGAGTGTGCCGCTGAGCCACGCGGACTATTACGTCGCCAAGGCAGCGGTAGGTGTGTTGAGCGGCGGAATGAGTTCGCGGCTGTTCACCGAAGTGCGGGAAAAACGCGGGCTGGTCTACTCCGTGGGGGCATCGCACGAATCGCTGCGGGATCGTGGCAGCATCGTCGGCTACGCGGGCACCCGCAACGAACGCGCCCAAGAAACGCTCGATGTCATGCTCGAAGAATTCGGCAAACTGGCCCAAGGCATCGAAGTCGATGAATTGGATCGCGTCAAAGCCGGGCTGAAATCCTCGCTCATCATGGCCGAAGAATCGACCGCCGCCCGCGCCCGTGCGCTGGCATCCGATTGGTTCTCGCTGGGCCGAATTCGCAGTTTGGACGAAATTCAACAGGCCGTGCAAGAATTAAAGCCGGACGCCATTGTGGATTACCTCCACCGCACACCGCTGGAGAATCCCA